A single genomic interval of Syntrophobotulus glycolicus DSM 8271 harbors:
- a CDS encoding MFS transporter: protein MFHLNQKKTGFFNKQISFFPYHWLIVLTTFFTLVLAAGIRSTPSVLMVPFQVYFGWSRAEISLAVAINLLLYGFCGPFAAALMELYGTRRVVALALLLLSAGTSLTAWVKAPWQMVLLWGIVVGIGTGFLATVLGTVIAQKWFDKHRGLILGIFSAAGATGQLIFLPLFSKLLQSFSWQVVVWLLSGAALAVMVLVIIVMRNNPGDIGLLPYGASETADLANSMTKGNPFLVVLKGLKTAVYSKEFWLLSASFFVCGATTSGLIGTHFIAACIDHGITEIYAAGMLSVAGVFNIFGVTFAGWLSDRLDNRWLLFWYYILRGVSLVLLPFTLEANHLSIVFFIVFYGLDWSATLPSTVRLAANIFGRQGIVIFGWMMAIHQVGSAAAAFYAGALHTIAGSYHWAFISAGLLCLMASGIVILIRR from the coding sequence ATGTTTCACTTGAATCAGAAAAAAACCGGCTTTTTTAACAAGCAGATTTCTTTTTTCCCCTATCACTGGCTGATCGTACTAACAACCTTTTTCACATTAGTGCTGGCTGCGGGAATTCGTTCAACGCCCAGTGTGCTTATGGTTCCGTTTCAGGTTTACTTTGGTTGGAGCCGGGCTGAAATCAGTCTCGCTGTAGCGATTAACCTTCTGCTGTACGGTTTTTGCGGGCCTTTTGCCGCGGCATTGATGGAATTGTACGGGACAAGACGTGTCGTTGCGTTGGCGCTGCTTCTTTTATCGGCAGGAACAAGTTTGACCGCCTGGGTCAAAGCTCCCTGGCAAATGGTGTTGCTCTGGGGAATCGTCGTCGGGATAGGGACAGGGTTTTTAGCGACAGTATTGGGGACAGTGATCGCTCAGAAGTGGTTTGACAAACACCGCGGCCTGATTCTGGGAATTTTTAGTGCTGCCGGGGCGACCGGCCAACTGATCTTCCTTCCCTTATTTTCCAAGCTGCTGCAATCCTTCAGCTGGCAAGTTGTCGTTTGGTTATTATCCGGGGCGGCTTTGGCCGTTATGGTTCTGGTCATCATCGTTATGCGCAATAATCCCGGAGATATCGGGCTTTTGCCTTATGGCGCTTCCGAGACGGCGGATCTTGCAAACTCAATGACCAAAGGAAATCCTTTTCTGGTTGTATTGAAAGGCTTAAAGACAGCCGTATATTCCAAAGAGTTCTGGTTGTTGTCAGCCAGTTTTTTTGTCTGCGGTGCCACGACGAGCGGACTGATTGGAACACATTTCATTGCTGCTTGTATAGATCATGGGATAACGGAGATTTACGCAGCCGGTATGCTGTCGGTCGCGGGAGTCTTTAACATCTTCGGGGTAACGTTTGCCGGATGGCTATCCGATAGATTGGATAACCGCTGGTTATTATTCTGGTATTATATTCTCCGGGGAGTGTCTCTGGTCTTACTGCCTTTCACATTAGAAGCCAATCACCTGAGCATTGTGTTTTTTATTGTTTTTTATGGTTTGGACTGGAGTGCCACCCTGCCGTCGACAGTACGCCTCGCTGCAAATATTTTTGGCAGACAAGGCATAGTCATTTTTGGCTGGATGATGGCGATTCATCAGGTTGGTTCAGCTGCGGCAGCTTTTTATGCGGGAGCGTTGCATACGATTGCCGGAAGCTATCATTGGGCATTTATTTCGGCAGGCCTGCTTTGTCTGATGGCCTCAGGTATCGTAATTTTAATTCGCAGATAA
- a CDS encoding GNAT family N-acetyltransferase: MVIRAYTEKDWEEVCHVFDRAKPDEMRGSCDLKAIRPLKADKELIRSFHESKIFVAEEDGRVVGFAGYHNTLISWLFVAPQYYRQGIGRRLLNWILTDVGETAYLNVAKYNEPAKRLYYSEGFKVVEEFTGQYNGYEAHALKLVFFRA, from the coding sequence ATGGTGATAAGGGCTTACACAGAGAAAGACTGGGAAGAAGTATGCCATGTCTTCGACAGAGCAAAACCCGATGAAATGCGTGGCTCATGTGATTTAAAAGCAATTAGGCCGTTGAAGGCGGATAAAGAACTGATCAGATCCTTTCATGAAAGTAAAATATTTGTTGCGGAAGAAGACGGCAGGGTTGTTGGATTTGCAGGATATCATAATACCTTGATCTCTTGGCTATTTGTTGCCCCCCAATACTATAGGCAAGGAATCGGTAGAAGATTACTGAATTGGATATTGACTGATGTAGGAGAGACGGCATATCTAAATGTTGCCAAATATAATGAGCCGGCTAAAAGATTATATTATAGTGAAGGGTTTAAAGTTGTTGAAGAGTTCACAGGTCAATATAATGGATATGAGGCTCATGCCCTGAAATTGGTATTCTTTCGTGCATAA
- the cysK gene encoding cysteine synthase A, whose amino-acid sequence MSEIVNNLTELIGDTPLFRPNSFAKLAKLSGELLLKLEYYNPLGSVKDRIANSMVVDAEKKGLLKKESVIIEPTSGNTGVGLAFVAAAKGYRIILTMPETMSLERRTLLKALGAELVLTPGAEGMKGAIRKAEELSAQIADSVILQQFNNPANPAVHRETTAEEIWRDTGGKVDIFVAGVGTGGTITGVGEVLKARKPEVKVVAVEPNDSPVLSGGSPGPHQIQGIGAGFVPKVFKYEVVDEIFKVKNEEAVDTSRVLARTEGLLVGISSGAAAFAAAQLAKRPENAGKTIVALLPDTGERYLSTVLFQNLPDEKSRYWR is encoded by the coding sequence ATGTCGGAAATTGTAAATAATTTGACGGAACTGATCGGTGACACTCCGCTGTTTCGACCGAATTCCTTTGCCAAACTGGCAAAATTAAGCGGGGAACTGCTGTTGAAGCTGGAATATTATAATCCTCTGGGCAGTGTCAAAGACAGGATTGCCAATTCCATGGTCGTGGATGCCGAAAAGAAAGGCCTCCTGAAAAAAGAATCGGTGATCATTGAACCGACCAGCGGCAATACCGGTGTCGGTCTGGCTTTTGTGGCAGCCGCGAAAGGCTACCGGATCATCCTGACCATGCCGGAAACCATGAGCCTGGAACGGCGGACCCTGCTGAAAGCTCTGGGGGCGGAGCTGGTCCTGACACCCGGTGCGGAAGGGATGAAGGGAGCGATCCGCAAGGCGGAAGAACTCTCCGCTCAGATTGCTGACTCTGTGATTTTGCAGCAGTTTAACAATCCCGCCAATCCGGCGGTGCACCGAGAGACGACTGCTGAGGAAATCTGGAGGGACACCGGAGGCAAGGTAGACATCTTCGTGGCCGGTGTCGGTACGGGAGGAACCATTACAGGAGTGGGAGAAGTCCTGAAAGCGAGGAAACCGGAGGTCAAGGTTGTGGCGGTCGAGCCCAATGACTCGCCTGTTTTGTCAGGGGGCAGTCCGGGGCCGCACCAGATCCAGGGCATCGGAGCGGGCTTTGTGCCTAAGGTATTTAAGTATGAGGTTGTCGATGAGATTTTTAAAGTGAAAAATGAAGAAGCGGTTGATACTTCACGGGTGCTGGCCAGAACAGAGGGACTGCTCGTGGGCATCTCTTCGGGCGCCGCTGCCTTTGCGGCGGCTCAGCTTGCCAAACGGCCGGAGAATGCCGGTAAAACGATTGTCGCCTTACTCCCCGATACCGGGGAAAGATACCTGTCAACCGTTCTTTTTCAAAACCTGCCGGACGAAAAAAGCAGATACTGGCGCTGA
- a CDS encoding nitrogenase component 1, whose protein sequence is MSKLTENLTYHYLGAEAAPTREERIEACNAFGGSCRSLKKGMGNSCTKFNSRKFAQGGGCQLTLALGIVATFQNVVIIIHAPLGCGSTSLSFAGTRKTMRGQKQKPKTDNIWLHTNLDENDVISGGIEKLRKAVLYAEQEYRPDAIIIANSCVPGIIGDDIDSLLDELDRQLSARVVPVHCEGFKSKFVATGYDSAYHGVLKKLVDPVPRYDRTIPDDVGDAAEKYLNSRTVNLLNVGSTSYGDEVELSRLLKALDLNVRVMPLFSSVEEISRFGEAALNVSICATHDDYLVGHLKERFGTGYVIDTLPIGIKSTNQWLREIGKFFKLEDEVERLIAIETAQLEEALEPFKKVLKGKRVFVGGGEMRIFTTAEFYQSLGMNVLGLKPHNFDRFAVPLIDEISDQQAVIDVAPGQPAEEMVILNRLKPDLYVGHTGANGWVTKLGIPNIPLFGQTFNYMGYSGAYELARKAARKFQNTTFARKIAANVALPFRPEWYETNPFDNIKEVQA, encoded by the coding sequence ATGTCTAAATTAACGGAGAACCTCACCTATCATTATTTAGGAGCAGAGGCTGCGCCGACCAGGGAAGAACGGATCGAAGCATGTAACGCCTTCGGCGGTTCCTGCCGGAGTCTTAAAAAAGGGATGGGAAACAGCTGTACTAAGTTCAACAGCAGGAAATTCGCCCAGGGGGGCGGCTGTCAGCTCACCCTGGCTTTAGGGATCGTCGCAACCTTTCAGAATGTTGTGATCATCATTCACGCTCCGCTTGGCTGCGGCTCAACCAGTCTCAGCTTTGCCGGCACCAGAAAAACCATGCGCGGTCAGAAGCAGAAACCCAAAACAGACAATATTTGGCTGCATACCAACCTGGATGAAAATGATGTGATTTCCGGAGGTATTGAGAAGCTGCGCAAGGCGGTTCTCTATGCGGAACAGGAATACCGCCCCGATGCCATTATCATTGCCAACAGCTGTGTGCCCGGCATTATCGGCGACGATATCGACTCTTTGCTGGATGAGCTTGACAGGCAGCTCTCAGCCCGGGTGGTGCCTGTGCACTGTGAAGGCTTTAAAAGCAAGTTTGTCGCCACCGGTTATGACTCTGCCTATCACGGTGTCTTAAAAAAACTGGTTGATCCAGTCCCGAGATACGACAGGACGATTCCGGATGATGTTGGCGACGCGGCTGAAAAGTATTTGAACAGCAGGACAGTAAATTTGTTAAATGTCGGTTCCACGAGCTATGGCGACGAGGTGGAACTGTCCAGGCTGCTTAAGGCGCTTGATTTAAATGTGCGGGTAATGCCTTTGTTTTCCAGTGTGGAGGAAATTTCGCGCTTTGGTGAGGCCGCCCTGAATGTCAGCATCTGCGCCACCCATGATGATTACCTTGTCGGTCATCTGAAAGAGCGCTTTGGTACCGGGTATGTCATCGATACCTTACCGATAGGGATCAAGAGCACAAATCAATGGCTGCGGGAAATCGGGAAATTCTTCAAACTGGAAGATGAGGTGGAGAGACTGATCGCCATAGAGACGGCCCAACTGGAAGAGGCCCTGGAGCCGTTCAAAAAAGTGCTGAAAGGCAAGAGGGTATTTGTGGGCGGAGGAGAAATGCGTATTTTTACAACCGCCGAGTTTTACCAGTCTCTTGGGATGAATGTCCTGGGTTTGAAACCGCATAACTTTGACCGTTTTGCCGTACCCCTGATTGATGAGATTTCGGATCAGCAGGCCGTCATTGATGTTGCCCCGGGGCAGCCGGCGGAGGAAATGGTGATCCTGAACAGGCTTAAACCGGACCTCTATGTCGGGCATACAGGGGCCAATGGCTGGGTGACCAAGCTGGGCATACCCAATATCCCTCTTTTCGGCCAGACCTTTAATTATATGGGCTATTCGGGAGCCTACGAACTGGCCCGGAAGGCGGCGCGAAAATTCCAGAATACAACCTTTGCCAGAAAAATAGCTGCCAATGTCGCCTTGCCGTTCCGGCCGGAATGGTATGAAACCAATCCCTTTGACAACATCAAGGAGGTTCAGGCTTAA
- a CDS encoding nitrogenase component 1 → MANFIDRAKFTCALGGAIVTLSALHRTVPIVHASGGCAGMLSNTYNMAGGYKGAGYCGGTMTPTSNVVENDIVFGGEKRLEEQISSTIKVIDGDLYFVVTGCQVEIIGDDVLGVTRRFREGRDIVLAASTPGFLGNSFKGYDAVLSTLAAELVEKKEEKDQKTVNILGIVPGQDVFFRGNIKGIKRLLNLLGVQVNTFFGDGETIEKIKNYGNAGLTIVFSENYGIETAKVFEEKHHIPYITADLPIGETRTDAFLHKITSLLGLEQSAVKALIAEEKKYYYSYLERILDSYSDLDFQRYAIVAADSSYAFPLTSFLADDLGWIPHLVVINDQDHDDLSKKKYESKFNQLTSETKPKVVFEPQTGQLLNHIRHSWQYNHNDKYENALSPVFVVGSSLEATAAEKIGANFLSVAFPVTNRLVLDRGYTGYQGGLTLAEDIFSALVSDR, encoded by the coding sequence GTGGCAAATTTTATTGACCGTGCAAAATTCACCTGTGCTCTCGGCGGGGCCATTGTGACCTTATCGGCATTGCATAGGACCGTGCCGATTGTACATGCGTCCGGAGGATGCGCAGGTATGCTGTCCAATACGTATAACATGGCCGGAGGCTACAAGGGAGCGGGGTATTGCGGGGGAACAATGACACCTACCTCCAATGTCGTGGAAAATGATATTGTTTTCGGCGGTGAAAAACGCCTGGAGGAACAAATTTCCAGCACCATCAAAGTCATAGACGGCGACCTTTATTTTGTGGTGACCGGATGCCAAGTTGAAATCATCGGCGATGATGTCCTTGGGGTGACGCGCCGGTTCCGGGAGGGCAGGGATATTGTGCTGGCGGCAAGCACGCCGGGCTTCTTGGGCAACAGTTTTAAAGGATATGATGCGGTCCTGAGTACGCTCGCGGCGGAATTGGTTGAAAAGAAAGAGGAGAAAGACCAAAAAACAGTCAATATTTTGGGCATTGTCCCGGGGCAGGATGTTTTTTTTCGAGGCAATATCAAGGGAATCAAAAGGCTGCTGAACCTGCTGGGGGTTCAGGTCAACACCTTTTTCGGCGACGGGGAAACCATTGAGAAAATCAAAAATTACGGAAATGCCGGTCTGACGATTGTTTTTTCAGAAAATTACGGGATTGAGACCGCTAAGGTTTTTGAAGAAAAACATCATATCCCCTACATTACGGCTGATCTCCCTATCGGGGAAACGAGGACGGATGCTTTTCTGCACAAGATCACCTCCCTGCTGGGACTTGAGCAGTCTGCTGTCAAGGCCCTGATCGCGGAGGAAAAAAAGTATTATTACAGCTACCTGGAAAGAATTCTGGACAGCTACAGTGATCTCGATTTCCAGAGATATGCCATAGTCGCGGCCGACAGCAGCTATGCCTTTCCGCTGACAAGCTTCCTGGCCGATGATCTGGGCTGGATTCCGCATCTGGTTGTGATCAACGACCAGGATCATGATGATCTCAGCAAAAAGAAATATGAATCGAAATTCAATCAGCTGACCTCTGAAACCAAACCCAAGGTCGTCTTTGAACCGCAGACGGGGCAGCTTCTCAACCATATCCGGCACAGCTGGCAATACAATCATAATGACAAATATGAGAATGCGCTCAGCCCGGTCTTTGTTGTCGGCAGCAGCCTTGAAGCCACCGCGGCGGAAAAAATCGGAGCCAATTTTCTGTCGGTCGCATTTCCGGTTACCAACAGGCTGGTTCTGGACAGAGGGTATACCGGCTACCAAGGCGGTTTAACACTCGCTGAAGATATCTTTTCAGCGCTCGTCAGTGATCGTTAA